One window from the genome of bacterium encodes:
- a CDS encoding type II toxin-antitoxin system HicB family antitoxin yields MKLKVILEPSEDGGYTVYVPSLPGCISEGDTVKEALANIEEAIELYLEPVEDDFVLDESAIVEELVV; encoded by the coding sequence ATGAAATTAAAAGTGATCCTCGAACCAAGTGAAGACGGCGGATACACGGTATATGTCCCTTCATTGCCGGGTTGTATAAGCGAGGGGGACACTGTCAAGGAAGCATTAGCGAACATCGAAGAAGCTATCGAGCTATATCTCGAACCGGTTGAAGACGATTTTGTGTTGGACGAGAGCGCAATCGTGGAGGAACTGGTAGTATGA